Genomic window (Candidatus Diapherotrites archaeon):
CACCTTAACAGAGGGCGTGAAGCAGGAGAAATTCAAGTGCTTCCTTAAAGGCAGATGGTCAGGCAAAGTGCTTGTAGTGCTTCCATCATTCAATTCTTTTTCTGAGGGAACAGACGTAACCAAAGAAAAACTTCTCTCGCCATTCCTCCAGCAAGGCCTAGAGGAATTCGAGGCCTGGGCAATAGAAGACAAACCATACTATTTTGGGAAATTGAAGGAATTATAATTAGGTTAAAACTATGTTATTTTTTTGCAATTAAAATTGCTATGTGATGCTTATGTGGTTTTCCGTGTCTATCTTTTTTAATATAGTTTTCATATTTTATGATTTGCCAGTCTTTGTAAATTTCCTTTAATTCTGTTTCTTTAAAAAAATATAATCCGGGATATTTTTTCCATTCTGTATTTTTCGTTGTAAAAACACTTACTAAATTTAATCCTCCTTTGTTGGTGTGCTTCTTCATTTTTTTAATTAATTTTAAAGGGTTTGAGATTAGATCTAATACTGCAATACAAATGATAACATCATAATTTCTATTAAATTTAAAATTGGCAATGTCACCTACTATCCCTTTTACATGTAAGTTTCTTTTTTTGGCAAACATTAAAAATTTTTTTACAGCTGCCTTAGAAATATCAATGCCTGTAACACTGAATCCTTTTTTCGCAAGAAATAAAGCATTTCTACCTTCACCAACCCCAAAGTCAAGAACATCTCCAGATTTTACTATTTTTGGAATTTCTGCTAAATATTTATTAGGTGTTAGGCCCCAGAGTAACTTTTCTTTTCTGTATTTTTGTAATATTTCATTTTGAGATAAATAAGTCATTTATGACACTTCTTTATGTATTAATTTGGGGCCGCCGAGATTTGAACTCGGGTTTCTGGCTTTCTCGCGGACAACAAACAAGCCCTTTTTCTTTTGGGATAACGTAACAATTTCAAGCAAAGCTTGAAAAGTCCGTCCCGAAGCCAGGGTCCTGCCAAGCTAGACTACAGCCCCAAAACCGTTCCGTCAGTTTACGCTGGGGTACTACCTGCGCTTCGCTTGGTAGTACTTTGCAATCAAACAAAAGAATTAAAAATGAAAGCGAATTTAATATTATTCTATTTGTTTGTGTGCGGGAAAGATTATGGCAGAAAAGGAATTATTCAAGGCCGGAAGCAAGAGTGTGGACTCGGAATTCTTTTCTCCGCTCACAAAAGAATACAAGGCAGGAAAAACAAAATACATTGTAATCACAGGCTCTGTCATAAGCGGAATAGGAAAGGGAACATTAAGCAGCTCGCTGGCTAAACTGCTGAAGGACAGGGGCTTAAAGGTTGCTCCAATCAAGGCTGAAGCCTACTGGAATGTTGATGCAGGCACCTTGAATCCTTTCAGGCACGGTGAAGTGTTTGTGCTGGATGACGGAACAGAAACAGACTTGGATTTGGGGACTTACGAAAGGTTTATTGACGAAAACTTAAGCAAAGACAATTTCATTACTTCTGGGAGGATTTACTCTGAAATAATCGCAAAGGAGAGGAGAGGGGAATATTTAGGAAGGGACGTGCAGTTCATTCCTCATGTGACTGGAGAAATAAAGAAGTATTTCAGGGACCTGGCAGTGAAAAGCAGGGCGGACGCAGTATTAATAGAAATTGGCGGTACAGTGGGAGACTATGAGAACTTGTATTTGCTTGAGGCTGTAAGGCAGTTGATTTACGAGGAAGGCAAAGAGAATGTCTGCGTAATAAACATGACTTATATTTTTGCTCCGAAGAGCTTGGGGGAGCAGAAGAGCAAGGCAGCCCAATTGGGCATAAAGAAATTGGTTGAAATTGG
Coding sequences:
- a CDS encoding methyltransferase domain-containing protein, coding for MTYLSQNEILQKYRKEKLLWGLTPNKYLAEIPKIVKSGDVLDFGVGEGRNALFLAKKGFSVTGIDISKAAVKKFLMFAKKRNLHVKGIVGDIANFKFNRNYDVIICIAVLDLISNPLKLIKKMKKHTNKGGLNLVSVFTTKNTEWKKYPGLYFFKETELKEIYKDWQIIKYENYIKKDRHGKPHKHHIAILIAKK